One Aegilops tauschii subsp. strangulata cultivar AL8/78 chromosome 7, Aet v6.0, whole genome shotgun sequence genomic window carries:
- the LOC109734129 gene encoding nuclear transport factor 2, with amino-acid sequence MAAKAGNSVGGVLPHPHVIGNAFAQHYYKILNESPEDVHKFYHDESILGRKPNSDGTLTSITTMRDINKHFVSTYLKGCSMQIDNVDSQPSHEGGVLVLVSGSFTVPDAMKRRFTQSFFLAPQKGGYFVLNDVLRYIPVEPETPPVKVQVLPLIDYFWV; translated from the exons ATGGCTGCGAAAGCTGGGAATTCTGTGGGTGGTGTTCTTCCCCATCCCCATGTG ATTGGAAATGCATTTGCCCAACACTACTACAAAATTCTGAATGAGTCACCAGAGGATGTCCATAAGTTCTATCATGATGAAAGTATTCTTGGTCGGAAGCCAAATTCTGATGGTACATTGACATCTATAACCACAATGCGT GATATCAATAAACACTTTGTATCTACATACCTCAAGGGATGTTCGATGCAGATAGACAATGTAGATTCTCAGCCATCCCACGAGGGCGGTGTGCTCGTTTTAGTTAGTGGGTCCTTCACTGTCCCTGATGCCATGAAGCGTAGATTTACTCAGTCGTTCTTCCTTGCTCCACAAAAAGGAGGCTATTTTGTTCTGAATGATGTGCTTAGATACATTCCGGTTGAGCCAG AAACACCACCTGTCAAGGTTCAAGTGCTTCCGTTGATAGATTATTTCTGGGTATGA